The Sorangiineae bacterium MSr11954 DNA segment GTCACGCCTTCTTTGTCCGCCACGGCCACCGCTTCGCGGAGCGCGGCGATGTACAAGGCGCGTGATTCGGCGCATGCGAGCACCTCGCGCGCGGACGTGCGCGTCGCGGCGATGACGCTCGCCAGGCAGGCGATGTAGATGGCCTTGGTCCAGAGCGCGGTCTGAATCGACTCGGAGACGACCAGATCGACGCCGGTGCCAGCAAACACGTCGGCGAGCGCCGCCACGCGGCTGGTGAGGCGCCGATCCAGCTCGCCCACCACGATTTGCTGCGGCCCCGGCGCCTGCCGGATCACCCCGGGCGCGGCCACCTCGGCCAGCACGCTGCATTGCCCCGCCACCGTGCGGCGCGGAAAGGCGGCGCCCAGCTTGTCGACCGCATCGACCCCGTTGAGCAGCGGGACGAAGCACGCGCGCTCCCCCGCGAACGGCCGCAACGCCTCGATGGCCGCATCGAGATCGTAGTTCTTCACGCACACGAAGGCAAAGTCGCAGCGCCCGACGGCCCGCGCGTCGGCCTCGGCGCTGGCCGGACGAACGGTAAAGGTGCCCGACGCCGCCTCGATGCGCAGCCCTTCGCGACGAATCGCCGAAAGGTGCTGGCCTCGCGCGACGAAGTGAACGCCAACACCTTTGCGCGCAAGCAAGCCGCCAAAGTAACCGCCTACACCGCCTGCACCGATGAACGCGACATCCATCGTGGTCCTTTCTCGATCACGGCTCCGTGTTCGCGT contains these protein-coding regions:
- a CDS encoding 2-dehydropantoate 2-reductase; protein product: MDVAFIGAGGVGGYFGGLLARKGVGVHFVARGQHLSAIRREGLRIEAASGTFTVRPASAEADARAVGRCDFAFVCVKNYDLDAAIEALRPFAGERACFVPLLNGVDAVDKLGAAFPRRTVAGQCSVLAEVAAPGVIRQAPGPQQIVVGELDRRLTSRVAALADVFAGTGVDLVVSESIQTALWTKAIYIACLASVIAATRTSAREVLACAESRALYIAALREAVAVADKEGVTLEPNLVQTLLARGEALQAGTKLSLLRDFEANRRTEIESLSGSFIRRGRARGVPTPTHEFLYAVLLPAHLRGCAGV